One Trichomycterus rosablanca isolate fTriRos1 chromosome 23, fTriRos1.hap1, whole genome shotgun sequence genomic window carries:
- the LOC134301319 gene encoding protein shisa-2, with protein sequence MQGAGFPMALAVVLTLLTVMDVKASGEYCHGWRDQQGVWRDGFQCPERYDGAEAIICCGKCELRYCCSSSEARLDQGTCDNDKRGREETNAGHEEDKNNAAVPIYVPFLIVGSVFVAFVLLGSVVAVCCCRCLKPKQEPNTGGGRLLESIPMMTSRGSSSRQSSTATSSSSSVPAPAPRIVPGPILRTQASCCLPPDASVYVNMPTNFSVLNCQQATQIMPHQGQFLHPQYIGYAHPVSPTPAFLDPTQGTYRPLQSPYPLPTSMTSMTSVTSVSGEQKLPVTL encoded by the exons ATGCAGGGCGCAGGATTCCCGATGGCTCTTGCGGTTGTATTAACGCTGTTAACAGTGATGGATGTGAAGGCGAGTGGGGAGTACTGTCACGGCTGGAGGGACCAGCAGGGTGTTTGGCGTGACGGCTTCCAGTGTCCGGAGCGCTACGACGGTGCAGAAGCGATCATCTGCTGCGGGAAGTGTGAACTGCGCTACTGCTGCTCCAGTTCTGAAGCCCGCTTGGATCAGGGCACCTGCGACAACGACAAGCGGGGTCGAGAGGAGACCAACGCGGGACATGAGGAGGACAAAAACAACGCAGCAG TACCCATCTACGTGCCCTTCCTGATCGTGGGCTCTGTCTTCGTGGCGTTCGTTTTGCTTGGCTCGGTGGTCGCTGTGTGCTGCTGTCGTTGCCTCAAACCCAAACAGGAACCCAACACGGGCGGAGGGCGTCTCTTGGAGTCTATCCCCATGATGACCTCAAGGGGCTCTTCATCCCGTCAGTCCAGTACAGCCACTTCATCCAGCTCTTCCGTCCCGGCCCCTGCACCTCGAATTGTGCCAGGCCCCATTCTGCGCACGCAGGCCTCGTGTTGCTTGCCGCCGGATGCCAGCGTCTACGTCAACATGCCTACTAACTTTTCGGTGCTGAACTGCCAACAGGCTACACAGATCATGCCCCACCAAGGCCAGTTCCTCCATCCACAGTACATCGGGTACGCTCACCCGGTTTCACCAACCCCGGCCTTTCTGGATCCTACGCAGGGTACGTACAGGCCGCTACAGTCGCCCTACCCACTGCCCACGAGTATGACTAGTATGACGAGTGTGACAAGTGTGAGTGGTGAGCAGAAGCTGCCTGTAACTCTGTGA